A window of Cytobacillus sp. FSL H8-0458 genomic DNA:
AATAACAACATTCAAAGTGACGAACAAAAACAATATTTTAAAGACCGGGCAGGCACAGATGATGCGAGATTCCATGTAGTACCGCATGATGAAGAAGGGTGGGCAGTCAAAAAGGAAGGTCAAGACGAGCCAGAGTACACTGCAGATTCACAGTCAGATGCTGTTGAGGAAGCAAAGCGCATGGCTAAAGAAGCAGGCACAATGGCGATTCTGCACAATGAAGATGGAAAAATTGAAGATCTGCTAAATTATGAAGATAAATAATCTTAGAGAAGGGCATTACCTTTGTGTAGTGCTCTTTTGTTTTGGAGAAAATGTGATTTTTTCCTAAAACAAAAAAATTCCGCTTTCTATAAGAAAGCGGTTCAAAAAAGAGACCTTGGAACGAGTGAATTCTAAAAATTAAACAATATATAGTAGCGTTAGTTGTAAGAAGAAACTATATATTGTTATTTTAGATTCTAGCATAATAAATCATAGAGAGCAAACTATTATCTTGATATATTTAAAATATTCTAATAAAAAGAATAAATATTCTATAAACAATCAAAAACGTTCAAATTATGATTGGTTTTGATTTATTTTGAGCGAAAATGATTGATTTTTGCAATCGGTTTCAGTATGATGAATTCAAGAAGAACAACACAGCCAGGGAGGTGATGTTTTGTTAACACCAGAGCGCCACAAATTGATACTGCAGCTTATAAAAGAGAAAGGTGTAGTGAAAATTCAGGATCTCGTTGACATGACAGAAACATCGGAATCAACAATCAGAAGGGACCTTACCCAGCTCGAGGAAGGAAAGTACCTAAAAAGAATTCATGGAGGTGCAGCCAGGCTTCAGGGCAAGCTTCAGGAACCCAGCATGTCTGAAAAATCATCCAAAAACCTTCAGCAAAAGCGCCAAATTGCACAATACGCAGCAAACCTTGTTGAAGAGGGGGATTCCATCTATTTGGATGCAGGCTCGACAGTAACTGAAATGATTCCCTTTTTGCCTGCAAAAGAAATTGTGGTTGTGACGAACGGATTAATGCATATCCAAGCATTGCTGGAACGGAATATAAAAACATTTTTAATCGGCGGATTTGCCAAGGAACAGACAAAAGCGATCATCGGCAGGGGTGCATTGGCCAGTCTGGAAAATTATCGATTTGATAAATGCTTTATGGGGGTTAACGGCATCCATCCTCAATTTGGCTACACCACACCGGATCAGGATGAGGCCATGATCAAGCAAATGGCCATTT
This region includes:
- a CDS encoding DeoR/GlpR family DNA-binding transcription regulator; this translates as MLTPERHKLILQLIKEKGVVKIQDLVDMTETSESTIRRDLTQLEEGKYLKRIHGGAARLQGKLQEPSMSEKSSKNLQQKRQIAQYAANLVEEGDSIYLDAGSTVTEMIPFLPAKEIVVVTNGLMHIQALLERNIKTFLIGGFAKEQTKAIIGRGALASLENYRFDKCFMGVNGIHPQFGYTTPDQDEAMIKQMAISLSREAFVLADDTKFSEIAFAKIADLHTAAIITNELNEDQKETYSSKTTIKVVTA
- a CDS encoding DUF2188 domain-containing protein — translated: MANNNNNIQSDEQKQYFKDRAGTDDARFHVVPHDEEGWAVKKEGQDEPEYTADSQSDAVEEAKRMAKEAGTMAILHNEDGKIEDLLNYEDK